A single genomic interval of Flavihumibacter rivuli harbors:
- a CDS encoding glycoside hydrolase family 16 protein, with amino-acid sequence MRTCYLLLAGIILSTSSFAQSPPERKLVWSDEFNYQGLPDSSKWGYDVGGHGWGNNEQQFYTRADPSNVAVKEGSLHITARKKADGGYTSARMVSKNKGDWTYGRIEVRAKLPAGRGIWPAIWMLPTDWAYGGWPESGEIDIMEFVGYMPDSVFFSIHTQSYNHSIGTQKTRGIYLKDTDKDFHVYAIDWSKERIIFLLDNREVFRFSKEAGDHKVWPFDKRFHLLLNIAVGGNWGGQKGIDDSIFPQAMQIDYVRVYQ; translated from the coding sequence ATGAGAACATGCTACCTGCTCCTCGCCGGGATCATTCTTTCCACTTCTTCATTTGCCCAAAGCCCACCAGAAAGGAAACTGGTATGGTCAGACGAATTCAATTACCAGGGTCTCCCCGACAGTTCCAAATGGGGCTATGATGTGGGCGGCCATGGCTGGGGGAACAATGAGCAGCAATTCTACACAAGGGCAGACCCATCCAATGTTGCAGTGAAGGAGGGCAGCCTGCACATTACAGCCCGCAAAAAAGCGGATGGCGGTTATACTTCTGCGAGGATGGTCAGTAAAAACAAGGGAGACTGGACCTATGGCCGCATCGAAGTAAGGGCCAAGTTACCGGCAGGCCGGGGCATCTGGCCAGCCATCTGGATGCTGCCTACCGACTGGGCCTATGGCGGCTGGCCGGAAAGCGGCGAGATCGATATCATGGAGTTCGTGGGTTATATGCCCGACTCCGTCTTCTTCAGCATCCATACCCAATCCTACAACCATTCCATAGGCACCCAGAAAACCAGGGGCATCTACCTGAAAGACACCGATAAAGACTTTCATGTGTATGCGATCGATTGGTCAAAAGAAAGGATCATCTTCCTGTTGGACAACAGGGAAGTCTTTCGTTTCAGCAAAGAAGCGGGCGACCATAAGGTCTGGCCTTTCGACAAACGCTTCCACCTGCTGCTGAACATTGCTGTTGGCGGCAATTGGGGTGGTCAGAAAGGTATTGACGATAGCATCTTCCCCCAGGCCATGCAAATAGATTATGTAAGGGTCTATCAATAA
- a CDS encoding Sua5/YciO/YrdC/YwlC family protein, protein MDFSQDLENCLDALRTGGLIGIPTVSGRMVAADATLDDAVNALREGSQGEMPVVLLADERDLLQYVSALDLDVFDRFESFELPTAIRFEGIIGLADALTGPEGTACIALIADDFCRHLVKRFRKPLAVLPEGNGPHWGTILYRAADHTNALADRFRLI, encoded by the coding sequence ATGGATTTTAGTCAGGACCTTGAAAATTGTCTCGATGCCCTGAGAACTGGCGGGCTCATTGGTATCCCTACCGTTAGCGGCCGGATGGTGGCCGCGGATGCTACCCTCGATGATGCGGTGAATGCCTTGCGCGAAGGCAGCCAAGGGGAAATGCCGGTGGTCTTGCTGGCGGATGAAAGGGACCTCCTCCAATATGTCAGTGCCCTTGATCTGGATGTGTTTGACCGCTTTGAAAGTTTTGAACTGCCTACAGCCATCCGTTTTGAGGGCATTATAGGCCTTGCCGATGCGCTGACCGGACCTGAAGGAACTGCCTGCATCGCCCTCATTGCCGATGATTTTTGCCGTCACCTGGTCAAGCGCTTCAGGAAGCCCCTGGCCGTTTTACCGGAAGGCAATGGCCCGCATTGGGGCACTATCCTTTACCGGGCTGCCGACCACACGAATGCACTGGCCGATAGGTTCCGCTTGATATGA
- a CDS encoding glycosyltransferase family 2 protein: MKEISVVFIARNEAHILGDTIRSLQGLTNDVVVADTGSTDNTMEIARAMGARAFSIGWDGFGKSKNKALQLARYDWVLFLDADESIDEGLKQCLLQNDFTDPSIVYKVRVKNYAGGKEIRFGEWRNERKVKFFNRRYARWDDAEVHEKVVVPVNGGTRTLNGFVRHYPLRDTREYAEKMNRYGELMAHRYLRDGKKASFFKLYLYPASRFILNYFFRLGFLDGRVGFTTATLNSYYAFLKYHRLKELQEGARETGISSYLRHYAQDSGHPNRVYR, encoded by the coding sequence ATGAAAGAGATCTCTGTGGTGTTTATTGCCAGGAATGAAGCCCATATTCTGGGCGATACCATTCGAAGCCTTCAAGGACTGACCAATGATGTGGTCGTGGCAGACACGGGAAGTACAGACAATACCATGGAGATCGCCAGGGCCATGGGCGCCAGGGCTTTTTCCATTGGCTGGGACGGTTTTGGCAAGAGCAAGAACAAGGCATTACAACTGGCACGCTACGATTGGGTCCTTTTCCTGGATGCGGATGAATCTATTGATGAAGGGTTGAAGCAATGCCTGTTGCAAAATGATTTTACAGATCCTTCCATCGTATATAAAGTAAGGGTAAAGAATTATGCAGGGGGGAAGGAGATCAGGTTCGGGGAGTGGCGGAATGAAAGGAAGGTCAAGTTTTTCAATCGACGCTATGCCCGATGGGATGATGCGGAAGTCCATGAAAAGGTAGTGGTTCCGGTGAATGGTGGTACCAGGACACTCAATGGTTTTGTTCGCCATTATCCCCTGCGCGATACGAGGGAATATGCCGAGAAAATGAACCGTTATGGCGAACTGATGGCCCACCGCTACCTGAGGGATGGCAAGAAGGCCAGTTTCTTCAAACTCTACCTATACCCTGCATCAAGGTTTATCCTCAATTATTTTTTCCGCCTGGGTTTCCTGGATGGAAGGGTTGGTTTTACTACGGCTACCCTGAACTCCTATTACGCATTCCTCAAATACCATCGCCTGAAAGAACTCCAGGAAGGCGCCCGGGAAACAGGAATTTCCTCATATTTGCGGCATTATGCTCAAGATTCTGGTCATCCAAACCGCGTTTATAGGTGA
- the sucC gene encoding ADP-forming succinate--CoA ligase subunit beta, with product MNLHEYQAKELLKKYNVPVQEGIACSTPGEAEEAYKQIKTQFGSSFAVVKAQIHAGGRGKGKIRGTEQRGVAVGKNAEAVKEIAQNILGGTLVTIQTGEAGKVVNKVLVAQDVYYEGPNPVKEFYLSILLDRAKGMNVIMYSTEGGMDIEEVAHHTPDKIFKEWVHPAGGLQGFQARKIAFNLGLSGEAFKSCVKFVTNLYNAYVGLDCSMLEINPLFKTSDEKIIAVDCKMNLDDNALTRHPDLAAMRDITEEDPTEVEAGKFNLNFVKLDGNVGCMVNGAGLAMATMDMIKLSGGEPANFLDVGGTANAQTVEAGFRIILKDPKVKAILINIFGGIVRCDRVAQGVIDAYKSMGNIEVPIIVRLQGTNAEEAKKLIDESGLKVQSAILLSEAAELVNKAVTAA from the coding sequence ATGAATTTGCACGAATACCAAGCAAAGGAATTATTGAAAAAATACAATGTCCCGGTGCAGGAAGGCATAGCCTGCAGTACCCCCGGTGAAGCGGAAGAGGCTTACAAACAGATCAAGACCCAGTTCGGAAGCAGTTTCGCAGTGGTAAAGGCCCAGATCCATGCAGGTGGCCGTGGTAAGGGTAAGATCCGTGGTACCGAGCAGCGCGGTGTTGCTGTGGGAAAGAATGCAGAAGCTGTAAAGGAAATAGCCCAGAACATCCTTGGTGGTACGCTGGTGACCATCCAGACCGGTGAGGCGGGAAAAGTGGTGAACAAGGTACTCGTTGCGCAGGATGTATATTATGAAGGACCTAATCCCGTAAAGGAATTCTACCTCTCTATCCTCCTGGACCGTGCCAAGGGCATGAACGTGATCATGTACAGCACCGAAGGTGGTATGGATATCGAAGAGGTTGCCCACCATACCCCCGATAAGATCTTCAAGGAGTGGGTACACCCGGCCGGTGGACTGCAAGGTTTCCAGGCCCGCAAGATCGCTTTCAACCTCGGCCTGAGTGGTGAAGCCTTCAAGAGCTGTGTGAAGTTCGTGACCAATCTTTATAATGCCTATGTTGGCCTCGACTGCAGCATGCTCGAGATCAACCCTTTGTTCAAGACCTCTGATGAGAAGATCATCGCGGTTGACTGTAAGATGAACCTCGACGACAACGCCCTCACCCGTCATCCAGACCTGGCTGCCATGCGCGACATCACTGAAGAAGACCCCACAGAAGTGGAAGCCGGCAAGTTCAACCTGAACTTTGTTAAGCTCGACGGTAACGTGGGTTGCATGGTAAATGGCGCCGGCCTTGCCATGGCGACCATGGACATGATCAAACTGAGCGGCGGTGAGCCCGCCAACTTCCTGGATGTAGGTGGTACAGCCAACGCCCAGACTGTTGAGGCAGGTTTCCGCATCATCCTGAAGGACCCCAAGGTAAAAGCTATCCTGATCAATATCTTCGGTGGCATCGTACGTTGCGACAGGGTTGCACAGGGTGTTATCGATGCCTATAAGAGCATGGGCAATATCGAAGTGCCCATCATCGTGCGCCTGCAGGGTACCAACGCTGAGGAAGCCAAGAAACTGATCGATGAGAGCGGCCTGAAAGTACAGAGCGCCATCCTGCTGAGCGAAGCAGCGGAACTGGTGAACAAAGCTGTAACAGCCGCCTGA